The Strigops habroptila isolate Jane chromosome 20, bStrHab1.2.pri, whole genome shotgun sequence genome segment AGTGTGCGGAAGCAGCGGCGGATGGAGCAGCGTGGGATACGCACCCCACAGGCAGCCCGTGGCTGGAGAAGTCTGGGAGCACCTCAGCAACTGCATCTAGTTCTGGCTCAGCTGCCAGCTCCGAATAATGGTACGTTGTGTTGTGCTGCAGTAGCAGAATGGAGTTGATGAAAACATGAGCTTCCATGGTCTCTGGTGAAGACCAATCTCTCTTGGACTGTGACAGTTCAGTGCCTGTTGCCTGGAACCCTTCACTGACTCTTCGAGAAGAGCCAAACCGGAGGCCCATAAGTCATCTGCGTGGATTCAGAGGTTGAGAGACTCAAAGGAAACGAGCATTGTCACCTGAAGGGGACAGGAAAGGTGTAGCTTAGTAATGATGTCTTGTCTGCTTTAACGTAAGAAGCTGACTTCACACTGTGTTAGTTGAAATTGTTGCATTTATAGCTGTGGGGGTTGTTTTCTTCCTCGTTGACAAATCCTAAACACCATGAAATCACAGGAATGTTGTTCTGGAGATCCTGGACAAGCCTCATTCCGAGCGGCTGCAGCAGGTGGAAGCTTTGAGGGGTTCTGCTCTCCCTCTCTCCGTGGCATTCCCATCCAACCCAGGGACACCAGGTTTGGGAACGAAGGGAACACGGAGGGAGAAAAACTTGCTGCCGACCATAGGTTGCGAGGCAGACCCTTAGGAAGAGCAGGGCACAGCTCACATTGCAATTCCAAATGTACCTTTAGGCACCGGGTTTCTGATGCAGTGAGTGAATTTAACTTAACACCAAGTAGTTTAGAACTTTGTATCtgcctcaaaaaaaacccaaccaacctTTTTGCTATGGCAGTAACCTCCAAATTACTGGAATGCCGTTGAAGATGCCAACCATGTTGGTGAAGATAAAATACACTTGGGTTTCCCTGTGATTTACTGGTGATGGCAAGAGGACTCCACGCTGTCAGCAAGTGCTTTTGTGCACAGTGAAAGATGTTGAAGATCATCGTGGGGTGAAGCTGAAGCTGAAGAACCCTTTGAAGAGATACCAGAGGAGAAAACGGATGTGCAGCTGGTGGTAAAGTGTGACCAATCTGTGTGTAGCAaagctggagagctgcagccttGCAGCAATGTCTGTACAGTGCTTTCAAGTTGTAAAATGCTGTATAATTCTTGGTGGATCCGGCAAGGTTTGAGCTTTGCTGACTATTCTGCTAGCCAGAGTGATGTACTATTAAAGAGAGTTGGCAGTTCCTTCCTGTTGTAAACCCCCGTCTTTGTTCCCTCCGTGTCCTTTACAACTGATCGTGGTGGTTATGGGAACCTTTGCCAATGTTTCAGTGGTTTGAGGAGGTAAAAGAAAGTTGCCTTTTTCAAGCAGTTGGGAAGCACTGGAGGAAGAAGGCTTCAGAGCACTGTTAAGCGTCCAACTGGTtgggtgttggttttgttgcatCGGTGGCTGTGTACAAGCAGTGTGGATTTCTGATCCCTGCACTGAGGCTCTCTCCATCCAGCCTGAAGCCAGagctccctcccttcctcctccacctcctccaggctgctgctggctccagtGCTGTCCTCCAGCTCTTGCACTTTGATCCTATATTCCCGTCTGTTTAGTACGTGGTAAGTGTCTCGGGTTTGAATGTTGCATGGAAGATCTCATTTGCCTAATTGTGACTTCCTGGTGCCTTAGTGCATTGAAACCAACACCAACAAATGTtgacaaacccaaaccctggGGGTTTGCTGACCACACTGTGTGTACAATACCGAGCTCCTCTGATTCCAACTCTTGTTATAAAGTGACTGAGATTTAGCCACCCTCAGGGGGTTTTGTATCTGTCTGCATAGtggtatttttattgtttctgttaCCAATGTATActaaaggtttgggtttttaaatgaaaacttgaGATACTTGTCAGCAATCGGAattctgttcttcttttttgAGTTGAATAGCACCTCTTTTCTCCAAAGCCCAACAGCAGAAGAGTGTTTCTCCCTGTAGGAGCAGCCCCGTCCTGTGGACTGTCCCCTTCTCAAGCCTCTGTCCTGTGTTAAACAGCGCTGGAGCTTGGCCCCCTGTGAGCAGTTAGAAACCTGCTGGGTAAGTTTAGACTATTGAGAAGTCAGGCACTGCCTTTTTCTAACGTaaggatgctgctgtgcagggaaaCTCAAGTGTGTTTAGGGGTGACTCTTGCCATCTCACACTCACTTCTTCATTTTCAGGGGAGATCTAGTAACGAAAACTACTCACGTAGAGTTGGAGGTGGGAAAACGGTGAAGGGGAGGATAGGCTTGAAGGTGGTGTGTGAATTCACAGCTGAGGGGCCGGGTCTGTGGTGATGGTTGACTCCTAGAGCTGTGCTTACAAAGAACAGtgagcagcaggatggagatccaggctgggagctgctggtctCCCCtcatgctgcagctcagcccacACCGAGGTTGTCGTGGGTCTAAACCCTTTACCACGGGGGTATTTAAGGTGGCCAGAAGGTTTTCTTAGCTGCATTTCACTAACAGGACACATTTAGCTGCGTTTCGTTAGGAGACAACAGGCTTTTAGGATCATTTAGATAATTTAGGTCTGATTTTAAACCCACAACTTGTTTTCTTAGCCTTGGCAAGAGACGAAGCACCAGCGGGGTTTGGGGTTGTGGCTTGCACGGCCACTGTCCGTAGGGAGCTGGTTGCTCAGGTTGTGGTGAATCCCAAGGCCACACTTAACCCACCCGCTGTTTTTTGTCATCCTGGTAAATGTGCCAAGCTGTTTGTGAGCTCCCATGTGCGTGGTTGTGCAGGTTGGACCaactgctctgcctggggaaggCTGGAAAGTTGGCTTTGGAGTGGGATCACTGGGAAAAGGGGCTTCCTCCCCTCGCCAGCAGCTCAGTTGTCAGGGTTTGGGCTCTTTCCTCTGAGGCAGGTTTGGAACATGCTGGACGCTACAGACCAGGTTTAACTTCAAAGCCTGATTTTTTTGGTGAGCTCCTTGACACTGGCCTTAAGAGCAAAGACTAAGCAGGAGGCTTGGGTTGTCTCTAACACTGCAGCTATCAGCTGCGTTACCTCTTGTTTCCTGGCTTGTCTGTGAACCACAAGCTtcactttctggttttaagaTGTTTTAAGACGACTTGCCTATCTAGAATAAGAAAACTCATTTGATCTGGATTAATGCCAttgggctggcagcagaggaaCCGTGCAACATGCTGACCACGAACAGAGGAGTTCCAGCTCAGCTCTCGGTGTCAGGGGTTTGGTTTCTATTTGATGTGGGACAGAGTGGGAAATCCTTTTCTTCAGAGATACCTCAACAGCAGCGAAGGGTGTtttggggagcagcagagaggatgTGCTCCAGGAGGGGGAATTGCATCATGGCTTTGGCTAAGCCCAGCCTGACCTTCAGGCCGTGCTGGCGGCGCTTCGGGGTGTCGCTGCTGCAGGtttgcagtgcctgtgcccTCAGCACAGAgagggcagccccagctctgctccagcagctcgTGTGGGGTGTTTGCTGCTGGTAAGCACCCAGGAGGGCTGAGTCAGCAGGTCGTGCAGGGGGACTCTGCCAGCTCACGGCTTAGGGTGGAGCCAGTGGTTGTGTCCAACCTGTGCTGAATGACTGTCACAGCGCTGGCCTGCGGAGCTTGTCCTGAAGtgcctctgcaggcagctgggttGTGTTTTATATAGAAGATGTGTGTCATCTTGAGAGTTCAAtgccagggaggagaaaggattGCTAGAACCTCATCTCTTTTTCACCACTGGGAAGAAACCCCCATTTTCTAGATATTGAAAAGACTGAACCTGGCCTGCAGGGAAGAACATGTGTGTAACTGAAGCGAGGGAATGAAACCCCAGCCTTAATTCTCTTTAACACCACTGAGATTCTGTTTCTAACGGCAAAACTGTCCCAGTGTGTCCCCAAACCTGAAGAACTCCGTGTGTGATGTTAGAATCGGGTGGTTCTATGAATTAATTGACAGTCTTACTGGTGGTTTTGATGCTTTTGAGGAGCCTGGGTGGCTTTAACCTTTGTGGTGGAGTTCCACGTTTTGCTGATGTGAACCTGGAAGGGAGTGTTCACTGGGGAGATCTTGACCCTATTTCCaatcaggattttcttttccatccagGAAGAGGTGGCTGGCCACCCCCAGGGAGGTGGGTGCACAGGTGACGTGACACCAGGGGAGCTGCCATGCTGGGGACCAGCACTTGCTGTTGCAGATGGGGTTTTCCATAGGTCatctgctctcctgctccttcccctaAACCAACTCATGGCTGCCTTGTGCACGGTGAGGGTGGTGATTTGTGCTCTTTGTGCTTCTAGTTTCCTCACCTTCATGGCCAAAGCCAACTTTATTTAGTGACTCAGAGTAACATTTGGCTTTGCCTCCTTGTGACCAGCTCCATAAACATACCTGGGACGATGGGTCCCTTTCCCATCCCAGCGCTGCAGTCCCTGGGATGTTGCTGTTCAACACACAAAGTGCTTTGATGTTCTTGAGGGTCATGACAGTACAATAAGTCAAAGAGGTCAAAACCTCTCCCCTGTTTTGATAGGGTGAGCGTGGAAaggggtgaggggctggggagcaggatgAGGTGTCTGGTGTGTTCCTTTTGGGGATGCAGGGCTATGGGAAGACACATCCCTTTAAGAAGTGGCCTGGGATCTGAATGGATGGTCGGAGCTGAGTCACTGCCTTGTCTGTGCTGGAGTTGTGCTCATTTCCAAGCATTCATTTGTGATTAATCAGCCCTGGGTGCCATTACTGAGCTTTATGGGGTATTTTTAGTGAAAGCAGCCACATGGCACGGCCCAGCTCGGAGCTTTCTGTCACCCTCCGCTGCTTTAACTCCTCCAGCCCGTTCTTCCCAGGCTGGCTTTTTGCCCCACAGCATCCGTGGCACTTCCAAACCTGGCTTTGCAACAGgaatttccctcttttccacaAGCTCCTGTCTCGTGGGGCTGCAAGAAGGTGGTTTTCCTGGAAGCCACGTCTTGGGAGGGTGGAAATCCACCGTTAGCTCCATGTCGAGGCCATTGGgtttatattttgcatttattttttaatctcttcccTGTTTGATCCTGTCCAGAATAAATTGGCAGAATTTAGAGGGTGAGAACTTGGGTCATTCCTCCTGTGCCACTGGCTGGGGGCTTTGCCCTGTGTTAGAAGCCTGTGGTGGGTGGCAGCATCCCTTCTGTCCCCTCAAGCAGCAGATCGATGCTGCAGGCAAGAATTGGGCCCAAGGCTTCAGGCTTgttgaaatagatttttattgcatttctgcaggttttacaaaaatatgacaaaataaattaaaaagaaataaataacccCCTTCCCTTCCATTAAATTCCCCACGcagtaaaacacagaaaggaatAAACCAACCCAAACTCCTCCCTCCTTGGCACAGCGACTGCCCCAAAGAGGGAGATCCCAGACGGGCGCCTGCTTGTAGAAATACTTTATTATAGAGAGAAATGGTTAAAAATGCCCTGGGCAGGGGGGTCCTGGGGGCAGCAGggccctgccctcccctctgCAAGCGGGATGGGAAGAGATGGGGCCAGGACTGTTCCTCTCAGGAGGGAAACGGGATTAAAGGAACTCCCTTTAAGCCCGGTGTGTGTTTTAGGGGAGCACAGCTGAGCTGACCCCGAGCACAGGAACTCAGTGACATGGAGACCCAGGAGGCGAGGGCTGAGCTTtgggctctgcagagcccagggtgctgcaggcagggtgctgagcCGAGGCGGGGGGGGGTTTGGGTTACCTGGTGCCCCCAGCCGGGCTGGGctccctccctctgctgtggtttaacTCTCCGGGGCATGGCTGCGGTGGTACCGGCCTCACTGTGCCCCAGCTTCCCGGTGctcccttttccctgctctcGCCCCAGAAATCTCTCCTGCATCCTGTGCTCCTGGGATGGGACATGGCCAGGGTGGCCCCTGCGCTCCCAGGGGCTGTCCCCAGCGCTTGTGAGAGATGGAGCCCGTGGACCTGGAGAGCATCCGCAGCGCAGGAGCAGCGGATAAAGCCTTTGCCCTCTCTCGCCCTTATTGCTGTATCAAATGGCTTGATTTGAAGACAAACAAAACTATTACATGACATGAAGAGAGAAACAAGGGAGGGGAACAACAACCTGATGTTTTCTACAGCCCAGGCCTTAGGGAGAGAGGGATGTGCTGACCCTGTGAGGCCGCCCGGGCCTGGACCAGGCAcagtgatggggcagccccCGGCGCCCCCCGCCTCTCCCCTGGTTGCTTTGGAGATGGGtggtggctgggagcaggaggggggcTGGATGGGGTCCCCTATGGGGTCCTGTTCCCCAAAGCGAAGCAGCACGGCGCAGAGCCGCGGCTGTTCAAGCGCTAAGACTAGACCCGGTGGCGGCAAAACCGGCCCCGGCAGAAGCGAAGCTGCTCCcacccccctccctgcccctgcccagAGCTCGCGTttcccccccccggccccgcttcTTCTCCCGGGCTCCGGCACAACCTCCGCGAGTGCCTTATTGCGAAATCATTCCAGGAAATGGGAAAGCGGAGCGGGAAAGGGCCGGTCCCGGCTCGCGTTGCagtggctggggctgctgcccgCACCCGGCCGGGCTCTGCCGTCCCgtgaagcagagcagagagtcGCTTGcgttggggtttgtttgggttttagtGCAAGAAATGCTGCCCATGCATGAGAATCCGGGTGCTGGCGCTtgccccccccctcccggcCGGGCTTCGGGCAGGACAATGTCCCGGTACTGGGAAGGAATCCACGTGGAGGCTGCCAGGAGCGGGATGGAGCGATGGCTGTATGGCAGGAGCTGTAGGCACGGGTGAATCGGGCTCCTCTCACTGCCACGGTCTCATCCCTCTGCTATCAGAGGCATGGTGCTGAACCTGGTGAGCTGGTCCTGGTGGATCCGGCAGCACTGAGTTCTCCTTGTCTCCTCAGGCTGGACCACGGCATCTCCCTGTGAGCCTCCTCAGGCCCAGGCTCACGGCATAGAGCCGGACTGGGACACCTCTGGTGGGGCACAGGAGGGAAACCTGTCGGATGCTCTGAATCCAAAGCCACAGCCAGACGCCGCTTGCACCGATGGCGCTTTGCTGGGGTGTCCCTAGTGCAGGATGCGGCGCGTCCcagtggaggagctggagggatGCGAGGGGACGTGGCGCAGGGCGACGGTGCAGAGCGAGGGGCCAGCTCCTGGTGTCAGGGGATGGCGAGGAGAGGTGAGAGGGTGACGATGGCTGTGgctgcctggagaagggagTGCGCATTCCCCCTCATCCCTGCTCCCCCAGAGCTCCGGTTAGAGTTTATAGCCCCCGCTCTCCTCCTCCGCCCGGCTCTCCGGCTCCTCTCGGCTCCCCTCCTCCGGCACCCCGTTGAGATGGGACTTGCTGGGGACTGGCCGCTCACCCGTGTCCACCgaggggccgggccggggctggggggatGCGGTGGCCACGGCACCATTGCCCCCGGCCCCTTCGGACTTGCCGAAGTTGAAGAGCTTGCCGGGATTGAATGGCTTGGTGGGCGACTGCACCTTCTCGGTCCCCGTGTCCCGCTTAGTCTCGGGGGACTTCAGGAACTTGAAGCTGAGGAAGCCGGGGAGTTTGTTCTCACTGCCCGTAGGGGACTGGGGGGACCTGGCGGTGGCCGTGctgccggccccggcccccccagAGAGGAACTTGCCCTGCAAAGGGATGATCTGCTTCAGCTTCATCACGTTGTTGGTggccaggagggagctgggtCTCTTGGGCTTGTCGGAGCCGCCGTGTGAGCTGCCCCCGGAGCCTTTCCCTTTGCCCTGGCTCTTCTCGTGGGCCGGGTCCTGCCCGGTGGCCTCAGGCTTGGCCTCATCCCGGCTGGATTCACGCTCCTTGCGGGCCTGGTACTCAGCGTGTCGCTgccgctcctcctcctcccgcttgcgccgctgctgctgctggaagtggTGCTGTGCCTGGCGCTCATGCTTCTGCAACAGGGACCCCGTCAGCACTGGGACACCCTGGGTCAGCCCCGAGGAGGGTCCTGTCCCATCCCGGCAGCTCCTACCTTGAAGGCCTCGCGGCGCTGGTATTCCAGCTTGGCCATCTCCTCGGCAACCCAGGCGGGAATATCAGGGATGGCCACTTGGATGATGTACTTCAGGAACAGGGCAAAGTGCTGTGGGGGGATCAACGCGGTTCTGGATGATCATCCCCACCCCGGGCATTGCTGCCCCCTCCTGAAACGCACCCCAAAAGGGATGGGGGGACTGGAGAGGCCCCACAAGAACAGCCTGGGGGGTTCAAGGCCCCAGCGTGTTGCTCGGCAGCACCCACTGCCTGCAGGGGGCTGCCCGGCGTTGCAGTGGAGGGTTTAGTGCTGGAGGGGAAGGTCTGAAGAAGCCCTCGGCTGTCTGAGCCAAGGCATCACCTCCTCACGCACCGGGAGACCCTACAATAACAGCCATAGACGCAAGCACCGTACCTCCAGCACCACCACGGAGATGATGGCTCCCTCGGGGCTGAGCCAGGGGAAGAGGCGCTGGAGCTGCCCGCACTGGGCGATCAGGTAGCAGTTGACCACGATGGCCAAGACGCCCATGGCCTCCATCACCTTCTGCAAGAGCCACGGTGCTGGGGATGAGCCCCCAAGGGAGGTGGGACCCCCCCGGGTCCCCCATCACCCCAGACCCCACCTGCCACTGCCCGATGCTCTCGACGCGTTGGCCGAAGGGGCGCTGGAGCCCCGTGCACAGCTTGAAGGCGTCGCTCCGGATCTCGATGATGTTGTTCACCAGCGCGCACATGGCAGCCAGGGGGAAGGCGGAGGAGAAGAGCACCACGTACCCGAACTGGATGAACATCTCCTGGTAGTCCTGGAAGGTGTCCTGgggaggacgaggaggaggaaaggcatTGCAATGGGGATAGGGGAGTGAACACTGCATCCCATCGGCTCCATGTGCCTGCTCACCTCGTACTTCTTCATGCAGCTCTCCACCTCTGCCTGTGTCAGCTGCGTGGAGTAGTCCTCCTCCGGCGGGTCGATCCATGATGCCCGGTTGCGCTTCCgcccttcctcctcaccctcctcttcctcccgGCTCTCTGCCACCCTCCTCCTGCGCCCGGCCCGCGGGACCACTGCCGGCTCCATCGCCTTGACCGGGCTGCCGGGAGCACCTTCGGCCTCATCCTCATCCTCGCACAGCTCGAACACGGATGCGGGGTCCATGCCCTTCTCCACCATGGTGGGGCTGCCCTCCTCCAGGAAGCTCTCGTCCTCGGCGCCGCCGGGCTCGGTGCCGCGCCGCTCCGCCTTCTCGATGAAGCTCACCTTCTTCAGCTTGAGCCCGCAGTCCAGCGCGCTCTCCTCCTCCGAGTCCGACTCCCGGcgttcttcctcctcctcctcctcctccggcaCCCCGCAGCCGCCGTTCAGACACTTCTTCTCGCCCCGGGGCCCGTCGGAAGGGGCCGGGGGGTGGCGGCGGGGGAcgagcaggcagagcagggcctGGGCGAGCTGGCGGAGGCTGTGGAGGTTGAGGTCCCCCCGGCGCAGGCGCCGGTACAAGTGGGGCTGGGACACCTCCCTGACGTTCTGCAGGAACTGCCGCGTGATGAGCAGCGTGGCCAGCATCTGCacggggacacggggacacGCCGTCACCCCCTCATGGAACAGGACAGCGGGGGCAGTGTCCCCATTACCCCGTGCACGGGGTCCCTGTGGCATCACCCAGCCCCGTGTCCCCCCTCCTGTGACCCCGCCCATTGGTGACAGGTGATGGTGGGACCTCAGCTTGTGCCACCGGCCGGAGCAGAGCCCGTGTCCCTCCCGGGGCGCAGTGGGGGGGTCCCGAGGTGAGGTGCAAGGGGATGCCcggcccccccccagccccgctcctaCTTTGGATACTCCCAGTCTCCAGCAAAAGCCCAGGAGGCCCTTAAAGAAGATGAGAGAGaggtggaggtggaggaggatgAAGGGGAGGAGAGCCTCTTTGAGCTGACGCACGAGGCTTTGGGACAGAGAGAAGatgagcaggagctgtggaagGGACAGAAGAAcagacacagacagacagacagagagacACCGTGAGCGGGAGCGGGAGCTGGGaccctgcacagcagcagcagcagcagccagggaccGCGGCGGGGGCACGCGGGGACACCCCCCCTCGGGAGGGGGGGACACGGTGACAGGGGCGGGTCGAGGACGTCCGTCCGGGCGGTGCCGGGGGGGGCTCCGGGCGGCGCCGCTGCCCCCGGGCGCGGCCCCTCCTCACCTCCTTCAGCCGCTCCATGTCTTTGAGGTAGAAACCGATGTAGAAAAGACTCAGGTATGAATTTACAAACTGAAACTGTGGGAGATGAGGGCGGTGAGCACGGGGGGGCGCCGGGACCCGCCGGTCCCCTCCAACCCCCGCCGGTCCCCTCCAACCCCCGCCGGTCCCATCCAACCGCTCCGGTCCCCTTCATCCCACACCAGTCCCCTCCAACTGCCTCTggtcccctccatccctctctgTCCCCCTCCgtcccctctccatccctctctgtccccctccatcccctctccatccctctctgGTCTCCTCCATCCCCCCTTACCAGGACGATTTTGATGATGAGATGCTTCTCGTAGGCACTCTGCAGGCGATAGttctctgcaaagcagaggagtTCAGGGGGTTCAGGATGGGGGTTCTAGGGGggtgtcccagcacccagccctgcccgcagcacccctgggtgccaTCCCCAGCGCACCCATCTCATTCAGCCAGTACGCGATCTTCTTGTAGAGCTCGTCGCAGGCAGTGACGATGACGGCCAGGAGGATCTTGGGGAGGAATCGGATGATGCGGGGCAGCTCCTGGATGCTCAGCACGAActcctgcagggacagggatggggacagggtgAGGCTCAGGGTCGGGGGGTGCTGCCAGCCTGGAATGGGGGGATGAGACTCACCTGGAGCTGGAAGCAGCCCAGCATGAGGAGGAAGACGAGGGAGAGGCAGGTGAGGCAGATGGGGAGGCTGaccaggcactggaacaggagGCGCTTCCATGGCGGGTAGTAAAACTCCTCCGTGCTGGTCACGGGGCTGATCCTTTTGATGCCCTAGTGAAGCGGGGGGGGCAGGAGCTTGTcaccctccccatggcagggaccCCACCGGAGCCCTCTATGaccccagcacagagcccccTGAGGGGCTCATTGGGGTCGGGGGGGCTCAGCCAGACCCAAGCCCTGGGGATACCCCCAGCCATAGGAACCCCCTCATCCATAGGGACCACCTGCAGCCATAGGACCCCCCCTCAGCCACAGAACCACCCCAGCCATGGAATCCCCCCAGCCATGGAATCCCCCCAGCATAGGAACCCCCCTCAGCCATAGGAACCCCCCCAGCCATGGGGACCTCCCAAGCCATGGGGACCCCCCCTCACAGCCAGGGCTCACCCTGAACTGTGGCCGCGGCTCCTCGATGGACTCGGCCGGGGTGTCCAACGTCCCCCATTTGTAGGCGAACTCGGCGCCGCGGCGCTTCCACTCCTCGAGGAAGAGTGTGGCCCAGATGACATTGAAGATGGCGAAGACCACGCAGCAGATGTCCTGGCTGGTCTGCAGGACCCATGGCACCCACTGCACCCACTGCACCGGGGCCCAtcccctcctgtccccagcaTTCCCCCCCCGCCAGCTCTGGGGAGCCacatggtgctgctgcagctccatcaccaTGGGCTTGGGAATTACAGCGTTACAGCATCATAGGGAAAGGCTGGAGCAAGGAGGGATGGAAAGGTGGAAAACAGCCCCTCTGACCCCCAGAAACAGGGATTCACCCCATTTCCTGACCCCTCTCACCTGATCGTTCTCAGTGAAGGTGTAGAGGATGGACCCAAACACAGCAGGGTACACCATGGCCGAGGTGTAGAAGCCCAACCAAGCGAAGTACATGGCGATTTTCACCCCAAAGTAGTCACAGATCTCATCTATGGTGACCATAAGGGGGACAatgagcagggctgggacccTTCCTATTGTCCCCCCGCCACCCCCTCGTCCCCATACCGAGCGGTTGGGCCTCGCACACCGCCTGCACCCAGGACTTCATGAGCCGCTTGAGGATCCTCTGCTCGTGCAACGGGAAGACCTGCTGGATGACGCCGCGGGCCGCCAGCTCCGGGACTGCGCCGCAGGGCACAGCGTGAGGGATGGGACAGGGGGGACACAGCCCAGACCCCCCTGTGCGCATCCCCGCATGGCCCCAGCACGGAAGGACAAGGGGGAGGTTTGGGGTGACCTGCGCGGTGACGGGGAGGCACTGGGCAGAGGGAGCGGTGCTGCGTGGTGCCGGGTGGTGCCATACTCACTGATGGGCTGCCCCTCCAGGAAGTGGATGTTGTGCAGCGACTCGCCCTGCTTGGCGCGCAGGTTCTCCAGCCAGTACCTGATGATGTTTTGCCGTTCCTGCGGCACCGCAGTGGGGTTCAGCCCTGGGACATGCTCCCACCAGCCCCTCTCTTGCCACACGTGTCTCCCCAGCCCTGGACCCGCCTCGTCCCCAGTTTGGGGGTGGCTGGATCAGTCCCTGATCCCTTGCTTCACCTGGGGAGGGCGAGAGGACCTGCCttccctgccccacatccctgcaCCCCTGCCCTGCATCCCTACGTGCCTACAACCCTGCATCTGCACATTCCTGCATCCCCACATGCCTGCATCCCTACACCCCCACATCCCTATatccctgcatcctgcatccccGCATCCCCACATGCCTGcctccctgcatccccacaTCCCTTTATCCCATTTCCCTGTATCCCACATGCCTACATCTCTGCACCCCTGCATCTCTGCATGCCTACATCTCTCTGTCACCACATCCCCACATGCCTACATCTCTCTGTCATCACATCCCCACATGCCTACATCCCCGCATCCCCACATGCCTGCATCCGTGCATTCCCACGTCTCTGTACCCCATATCTCTGTATCCCTGCATCCCCACGTCTGCATCCCCACGTCTGCatccctgcctccctgccccatGTCCCTCGTCCCTCACATCCCACCTGAGAGGTGAAGAAGTAAAGCTCATTCTCGATGTTCTCGTAGATGTAATCCTCCTCACAAGAGAAGCTCCTCATTCCGCCTCCGAACTCTGCTTTCACCGGCTTCCGCAGCCCGATCTCATCGGCCCCACGCAGCAaactgcagggagaggggacagAGCTGGGGACACGGCGGGGGACACCCCAGGggccatggcaggggctgggggcacagccaggaccCCACCTCTCGTAGGTGGCGGTGACGAAGAAGGCGTACACACGGGTGTGCTTGTGGTGCCGGACCTGGACGATGAGCTCGGGGATGCCGAGGCGGATGTGGTTGAGAAGCCAGAGCAGCGTGTGGTCA includes the following:
- the ANO8 gene encoding anoctamin-8 isoform X1, encoding MPEPPVAAQEGDRPRRAPAGEERTEPVAPTGVLDKLFGKRLLQAGRYIMSHKAWMKTVPTENCDVLMTFPDTTDDHTLLWLLNHIRLGIPELIVQVRHHKHTRVYAFFVTATYESLLRGADEIGLRKPVKAEFGGGMRSFSCEEDYIYENIENELYFFTSQERQNIIRYWLENLRAKQGESLHNIHFLEGQPIIPELAARGVIQQVFPLHEQRILKRLMKSWVQAVCEAQPLDEICDYFGVKIAMYFAWLGFYTSAMVYPAVFGSILYTFTENDQTSQDICCVVFAIFNVIWATLFLEEWKRRGAEFAYKWGTLDTPAESIEEPRPQFRGIKRISPVTSTEEFYYPPWKRLLFQCLVSLPICLTCLSLVFLLMLGCFQLQEFVLSIQELPRIIRFLPKILLAVIVTACDELYKKIAYWLNEMENYRLQSAYEKHLIIKIVLFQFVNSYLSLFYIGFYLKDMERLKEVRRGRARGQRRRPEPPPAPPGRTSSTRPCHRVPPSRGGVSPRAPAAVPGCCCCCCAGSQLPLPLTMLATLLITRQFLQNVREVSQPHLYRRLRRGDLNLHSLRQLAQALLCLLVPRRHPPAPSDGPRGEKKCLNGGCGVPEEEEEEEERRESDSEEESALDCGLKLKKVSFIEKAERRGTEPGGAEDESFLEEGSPTMVEKGMDPASVFELCEDEDEAEGAPGSPVKAMEPAVVPRAGRRRRVAESREEEEGEEEGRKRNRASWIDPPEEDYSTQLTQAEVESCMKKYEDTFQDYQEMFIQFGYVVLFSSAFPLAAMCALVNNIIEIRSDAFKLCTGLQRPFGQRVESIGQWQKVMEAMGVLAIVVNCYLIAQCGQLQRLFPWLSPEGAIISVVVLEHFALFLKYIIQVAIPDIPAWVAEEMAKLEYQRREAFKKHERQAQHHFQQQQRRKREEEERQRHAEYQARKERESSRDEAKPEATGQDPAHEKSQGKGKGSGGSSHGGSDKPKRPSSLLATNNVMKLKQIIPLQGKFLSGGAGAGSTATARSPQSPTGSENKLPGFLSFKFLKSPETKRDTGTEKVQSPTKPFNPGKLFNFGKSEGAGGNGAVATASPQPRPGPSVDTGERPVPSKSHLNGVPEEGSREEPESRAEEESGGYKL
- the ANO8 gene encoding anoctamin-8 isoform X2, with product MPEPPVAAQEGDRPRRAPAGEERTEPVAPTGVLDKLFGKRLLQAGRYIMSHKAWMKTVPTENCDVLMTFPDTTDDHTLLWLLNHIRLGIPELIVQVRHHKHTRVYAFFVTATYESLLRGADEIGLRKPVKAEFGGGMRSFSCEEDYIYENIENELYFFTSQERQNIIRYWLENLRAKQGESLHNIHFLEGQPIIPELAARGVIQQVFPLHEQRILKRLMKSWVQAVCEAQPLDEICDYFGVKIAMYFAWLGFYTSAMVYPAVFGSILYTFTENDQTSQDICCVVFAIFNVIWATLFLEEWKRRGAEFAYKWGTLDTPAESIEEPRPQFRGIKRISPVTSTEEFYYPPWKRLLFQCLVSLPICLTCLSLVFLLMLGCFQLQEFVLSIQELPRIIRFLPKILLAVIVTACDELYKKIAYWLNEMENYRLQSAYEKHLIIKIVLFQFVNSYLSLFYIGFYLKDMERLKEMLATLLITRQFLQNVREVSQPHLYRRLRRGDLNLHSLRQLAQALLCLLVPRRHPPAPSDGPRGEKKCLNGGCGVPEEEEEEEERRESDSEEESALDCGLKLKKVSFIEKAERRGTEPGGAEDESFLEEGSPTMVEKGMDPASVFELCEDEDEAEGAPGSPVKAMEPAVVPRAGRRRRVAESREEEEGEEEGRKRNRASWIDPPEEDYSTQLTQAEVESCMKKYEDTFQDYQEMFIQFGYVVLFSSAFPLAAMCALVNNIIEIRSDAFKLCTGLQRPFGQRVESIGQWQKVMEAMGVLAIVVNCYLIAQCGQLQRLFPWLSPEGAIISVVVLEHFALFLKYIIQVAIPDIPAWVAEEMAKLEYQRREAFKKHERQAQHHFQQQQRRKREEEERQRHAEYQARKERESSRDEAKPEATGQDPAHEKSQGKGKGSGGSSHGGSDKPKRPSSLLATNNVMKLKQIIPLQGKFLSGGAGAGSTATARSPQSPTGSENKLPGFLSFKFLKSPETKRDTGTEKVQSPTKPFNPGKLFNFGKSEGAGGNGAVATASPQPRPGPSVDTGERPVPSKSHLNGVPEEGSREEPESRAEEESGGYKL